Genomic DNA from Candidatus Sphingomonas phytovorans:
AATCGGTCATGGCGGGCCCGCGCATCGGCTGGAGCCGCATTCGCGCGAGCGATCGCCATAGCCATTCGAGCGGGCCGAATCGGAAGCGTTCAAGCCATGGCTTCGACCAGAGCAGCATCAGCGCCCAGACCGCGAAGACGATCGGATAGAGTTGGGCCCGTGACAGATGACCGTACAGGCCGAGGCCGTAGCCGTAGAAGATAGTGGAGCAGAGGATGCTGGTGCCGAGATAGTTGGAAAAGGCCATGCGTCCCGTCGCTGCCAGTCGCGCGGCGATCGCGCCGCCTGAGCGTGACAGCAGGACGATCAGGCACGCCCAGCCGACGATCATCAATAGCCGGAACACCGTTGGCAGCATCAGCGTGCCGAGCACCAGCGGGAACATAGCGAAACCCTGCGACGCGACATACCAGGCAAGCGCGGCGGAGATGGGGATTCCGATCCCGAAGCCGATGAGAATCCAGCGCAGATATCGCCTTCGATCCCATTCGCCGGTGAGCATCCCCGATTTGAGGCATGCCATGCCGAGCAGCATATAGCCCAGCGTTTCGGCTCCGACGAAGATCAGCGTGCGAAGCGTCGTCGAGATCGCCTCATCCAGCCGGTGCGCGGCCAGCGCTGGATAAGGCCCGCGATGGAGCGCCAGATCCTTCGCCAGTTGACCTGCGGTCGGTACGCCGAATCCGCTACGGAATTCCTGAAACTGGCGAATGGTGTCCGCGCTCGGCTTCGGTGTTTGCATCGCGATCTCGCTCGCCTGCACGCTCATCGTCACTGAAGAGACCATCAGGAATTCAGTCAGCAACAGGATGATCGCCATCGCGACCAGCTTGTGCGGCTCCGTCTTGCGGAACAGGTAGGCGATACAGCCGATCAGCGCATAATGGTGGAGGATGTCGCCCCACCACAGCAGGATCATATGGGCTTCGCCGAACAGGAACAGCCAGAACATCCGGGCAAAATGCACCCTGGCCGGACTTTCCTCCTTGGCGATCGCCCGGTCGATGACCAGCAGCGTCGACGCGCCGAACAGGAAGGAGAACAGCCCCCGCATCTTGCCGTCGACCAGGATGAAGTTGAATGCCCACACCGTCAGGTCGATGCCCTTGTGTCCGCCAAAGGCAGCGGGGTTGATATAGGCCACCTCCGGCATCGCGAAGGCGACGATATTCATGATCAGGATACCCATCACCGCGACCCCGCGGATCACGTCGAGCGTCGCGATCCTGCGCGGCCCGATGGCAGGCGCCGGCATTCCCTGATTCGTCGTCACGCAATTCCCTTGCCGCATCATATTTACGCTGTGCCTATGGGCCTGTCGGATCGCCGTTCCGACGGCAAGGGGATCATTCGGCTTCGCGACCGTCGAAGAAACAGCCTGTCGTCAGTATCAGGAACAGGAAACCGAAATCGGCACTCGGGAGGGCCTCGATATCGCCGGCAAGCGCGGCCAGCAGGCGGTCGCGGTGGATCATCTCCGGGTCGAAGATGGGTGATCGCAGGAGCATCGCCTGCAGGTAGTCGCGGTGCTCGATGATGCCCCGCAGTGCGACATCGCGAAAGCTTTCCTTCACATAGCGGTTCTCGAAGACCGGGTTGCCAAGGCGTTGGCTCAGCAGGCGCCGCAGTACCGTTCGGTCGCGGCGATATTCCCACGGCAGGCTTGCGGCGAAGCGCGCCAGCACCGGGTTGATATAGGGGTAGATCGGCCAGATCCCCCGTCGCAGCAGGCGCTGCGATCGACCCGCGGCCGATAGCCAGCTCGTATCGGCCACCAGACCCCGCAGCCCCGCACCCGCTCCTTCTCGCGCGACCTCGCGCCCATGTTCGGTGAGGTAGGCATGTCCTCCCGGCGGTGACTCGCCCTCGTCGTCCGATTCTTCTCCCAGATACACCGCATAAAGTTCGTCTCCGCCAAACCCGCTGACGAGTGTATCGATGCCGGCGCGGTAGAGCAGGTCGAAGATGGTTTCGAAAATCTCCGGATAGCTTTCATCCTGCGGCCAGACGCCGAACTGGCCGCGCCGCGCGCCGCGCGGGCTGAACGGGAGGAAACGGCTCGCCGGCAAGGCGATATCCTCGAACCCGCAATGATCGCACAGCAACTGTCGCCGCTCGCGTTGTGCGTCGCCCATCGCGCCGTCGAATTGCGCACCGTAGCTGAGCAACCCTGTCCCCCATATGTCGGCCGCGGCCAGCCCGACCAGCGCCGAATCCATGCCGCCGCTGAGTTCCACCGCCAGCTGTCGCGGGTCGACGTCGCGCGCCGCCAGCAGTGCCTTGACCGTATCGAACAGGAGGTTTTCGGCCGATGCTCCTTGGGACAGGGCCTGCGCGCCCGGCATTTCCGCCGGGGCGGGCAGGTGAGCTTCGATGCTCTGGCC
This window encodes:
- a CDS encoding DUF418 domain-containing protein; translated protein: MTTNQGMPAPAIGPRRIATLDVIRGVAVMGILIMNIVAFAMPEVAYINPAAFGGHKGIDLTVWAFNFILVDGKMRGLFSFLFGASTLLVIDRAIAKEESPARVHFARMFWLFLFGEAHMILLWWGDILHHYALIGCIAYLFRKTEPHKLVAMAIILLLTEFLMVSSVTMSVQASEIAMQTPKPSADTIRQFQEFRSGFGVPTAGQLAKDLALHRGPYPALAAHRLDEAISTTLRTLIFVGAETLGYMLLGMACLKSGMLTGEWDRRRYLRWILIGFGIGIPISAALAWYVASQGFAMFPLVLGTLMLPTVFRLLMIVGWACLIVLLSRSGGAIAARLAATGRMAFSNYLGTSILCSTIFYGYGLGLYGHLSRAQLYPIVFAVWALMLLWSKPWLERFRFGPLEWLWRSLARMRLQPMRGPAMTD